One genomic region from Pongo abelii isolate AG06213 chromosome 4, NHGRI_mPonAbe1-v2.0_pri, whole genome shotgun sequence encodes:
- the NUDT12 gene encoding NAD-capped RNA hydrolase NUDT12 (The RefSeq protein has 2 substitutions compared to this genomic sequence), giving the protein MSSVKRTPKQEIVTQFHCSAAEGDIAKLTGILSHSPSLLNETSENGWTALMYAARNGHPEIVQFLLEKGCDRSIVNKSRQTALDIAVFWGYKHIANLLATAKGGKKPWFLTNEVEECENYFSKTLLDRKSEKRNNSDWLLAKESHPATVFILFSNLNPLVTLGGNKESFQQPEVRLCQLNYTDIKDYLAQPEKITLIFLGVELEIKDKLFNYAGEVPREEEDGLVAWFALGIDPIAAEEFKQRHENCYFLHPPMPALLQLKEKEAGVVAQARSVLAWYSRYKFCPTCGNATKIEEGGYKRVCLKEDCPSLNGVHNTSYPRVDPVVIMQVIHPDGTKCLLGRQKRFPPGMFTCLAGFIEPGETIEDAVRREVEEESGVKVGHVQYVACQPWPMPSSLMIGCLALAVSTEIKVDKNEIEDAHWFTREQVLDVLTKGKQQAFFVPPSRAIAHQLIKHWIRINPNL; this is encoded by the exons ATGTCTTCTGTAAAAAGAACTCCGAAGCAAGAAATAGTTACTCAGTTTCACTGTTCAGCTGCTGAAGGAGATATTGCCAAGTTAACAGGAATACTCAGTCATTCTCCATCTCTTCTCAATGAAACTTCTGAAAATGGCTGGACTGCTTTAATGTATGCGGCAAGGAATGGGCACCCAGAGATTGTCCAATTTCTGCTTGAGAAAGG GTGTGACAGATCAATTGTCAATAAATCAAGGCAGACTGCACTGGATATTGCTGTATTTTGGGGTTATAAGCATATAGCTAATTTACTAGCTACTGCTAAAGGTGGGAAGAAGCCTTGGTTCCTAACGAATGAAGTGGAagaatgtgaaaattattttagcaAAACACTACTGGACCGGaaaagtgaaaagagaaataattctgACTGGCTACTAGCTAAAGAAAGCCATCCAGCcacagtttttattcttttctcaaatttaaatccCTTGGTTACTCTAGGTGGCAATAAAGAAAGTTTCCAACAACCAGAAGTTAGGCTTTGTCAGCTGAACTACACAGATATAAAGGATTATTTGGCCCAGCCTGAGAAGATCACCTTGATTTTTCTTGGAGTAGAACTTGAAATAAAAGACAAGCTATTTAATTATGCTGGTGAAGTCCCAAGAGAGGAGGAAGATGGATTGGTTGCCTGGTTTGCTCTAGGTATAGATCCTATTGCTGCTGAAGAATTCAAGCAAAGACATGAAAATTGTTACTTTCTTCATCCTCCTATGCCAGCCCTTCTgcaattgaaagaaaaagaagctg gtgtTGTAGCTCAAGCAAGATCTGTTCTTGCCTGGCACAGTCGATACAAGTTTTGCCCAACCTGTGGAAATGCAACTAAAATTGAAGAAGGTGGCTATAAGAGAGTCTGTTTAAAAGAAGACTGTCCTAGTCTCAATGGCGTTCATAATACCTCATACCCAAGAGTCG atcCAGTAGTAATCATGCAAGTTATTCATCCAGATGGGACCAAATGTCTTTTAGGCAGGCAGAAAAGATTTCCCCCAGGCATGTTTACTTGCCTTGCTGGATTTATTGAGCCTG GAGAAACAATAGAAGATGCTGTTAGGAGAGAAGTAGAAGAGGAAAGTGGAGTCAAAGTTGGCCATGTTCAGTATGTTGCTTGTCAACCATGGCCAATGCCTTCCTCCTTAATGATTGGTTGCTTAGCTCTGGCAGTGTCTACAGAAATTAAAGTTGACAAGAATGAAATAGAGGATGCCCGCTGGTTCACTAGAGAACAG GTCCTGGATGTTCTGACCAAAGGGAAGCAGCAGGCATTCTTTGTGCCACCAAGCCGAGCTATTGCACATCAATTAATCAAACACTGGATTAGAATAAATCCCAATCTCTAA
- the NUDT12 gene encoding NAD-capped RNA hydrolase NUDT12 isoform X1: MSSVKRTPKQEIVTQFHCSAAEGDIAKLTGILSHSPSLLNETSENGWTALMYAARNGHPEIVQFLLEKGCDRSIVNKSRQTALDIAVFWGYKHIANLLATAKGGKKPWFLTNEVEECENYFSKTLLDRKSEKRNNSDWLLAKESHPATVFILFSNLNPLVTLGGNKESFQQPEVRLCQLNYTDIKDYLAQPEKITLIFLGVELEIKDKLFNYAGEVPREEEDGLVAWFALGIDPIAAEEFKQRHENCYFLHPPMPALLQLKEKEAGVVAQARSVLAWHSRYKFCPTCGNATKIEEGGYKRVCLKEDCPSLNGVHNTSYPRVDPVVIMQVIHPDGTKCLLGRQKRFPPGMFTCLAGFIEPGETIEDAVRREVEEESGVKVGHVQYVACQPWPMPSSLMIGCLALAVSTEIKVDKNEIEDARWFTREQVLDVLTKGKQQAFFVPPSRAIAHQLIKHWIRINPNL, encoded by the exons ATGTCTTCTGTAAAAAGAACTCCGAAGCAAGAAATAGTTACTCAGTTTCACTGTTCAGCTGCTGAAGGAGATATTGCCAAGTTAACAGGAATACTCAGTCATTCTCCATCTCTTCTCAATGAAACTTCTGAAAATGGCTGGACTGCTTTAATGTATGCGGCAAGGAATGGGCACCCAGAGATTGTCCAATTTCTGCTTGAGAAAGG GTGTGACAGATCAATTGTCAATAAATCAAGGCAGACTGCACTGGATATTGCTGTATTTTGGGGTTATAAGCATATAGCTAATTTACTAGCTACTGCTAAAGGTGGGAAGAAGCCTTGGTTCCTAACGAATGAAGTGGAagaatgtgaaaattattttagcaAAACACTACTGGACCGGaaaagtgaaaagagaaataattctgACTGGCTACTAGCTAAAGAAAGCCATCCAGCcacagtttttattcttttctcaaatttaaatccCTTGGTTACTCTAGGTGGCAATAAAGAAAGTTTCCAACAACCAGAAGTTAGGCTTTGTCAGCTGAACTACACAGATATAAAGGATTATTTGGCCCAGCCTGAGAAGATCACCTTGATTTTTCTTGGAGTAGAACTTGAAATAAAAGACAAGCTATTTAATTATGCTGGTGAAGTCCCAAGAGAGGAGGAAGATGGATTGGTTGCCTGGTTTGCTCTAGGTATAGATCCTATTGCTGCTGAAGAATTCAAGCAAAGACATGAAAATTGTTACTTTCTTCATCCTCCTATGCCAGCCCTTCTgcaattgaaagaaaaagaagctg gtgtTGTAGCTCAAGCAAGATCTGTTCTTGCCTGGCACAGTCGATACAAGTTTTGCCCAACCTGTGGAAATGCAACTAAAATTGAAGAAGGTGGCTATAAGAGAGTCTGTTTAAAAGAAGACTGTCCTAGTCTCAATGGCGTTCATAATACCTCATACCCAAGAGTCG atcCAGTAGTAATCATGCAAGTTATTCATCCAGATGGGACCAAATGTCTTTTAGGCAGGCAGAAAAGATTTCCCCCAGGCATGTTTACTTGCCTTGCTGGATTTATTGAGCCTG GAGAAACAATAGAAGATGCTGTTAGGAGAGAAGTAGAAGAGGAAAGTGGAGTCAAAGTTGGCCATGTTCAGTATGTTGCTTGTCAACCATGGCCAATGCCTTCCTCCTTAATGATTGGTTGCTTAGCTCTGGCAGTGTCTACAGAAATTAAAGTTGACAAGAATGAAATAGAGGATGCCCGCTGGTTCACTAGAGAACAG GTCCTGGATGTTCTGACCAAAGGGAAGCAGCAGGCATTCTTTGTGCCACCAAGCCGAGCTATTGCACATCAATTAATCAAACACTGGATTAGAATAAATCCCAATCTCTAA